Proteins from one Trichoplusia ni isolate ovarian cell line Hi5 chromosome 9, tn1, whole genome shotgun sequence genomic window:
- the LOC113497112 gene encoding protein lethal(2)denticleless produces the protein MNDIQCLIDRQLGIYCRLNYDNILKRLIVDSEESYYGLQNANIPASFDQDPPIFACRFSEAPGYEHILALANEDGRVAIQDTSTVTSASTLEGFQCHNNAVFDLAWMPKHMNFVTVSGDHTACLWDVAEGIPKRVLVFSNHTRSVKTAVFRPTEPSVFATGARDGHILVWDIRANNQPSVVLKPDNCLMNCHSSFNPKTPGSHSKRPRIDNHRAISITGLVFQDDMTLISCGECDGNIKVWDLRKNYNIYKREPLPKHSIPYCGSSTKNGYTNLIIDDARMRLYASCMDNVIYCFNISTYNAMPEQRYIGHENSTFYIKTCLSPDSMYLVSGSSDKNAYIWNVKYSQPVVKLAGHWAEVTCAAWCPRGDTKLVTCSDDARHKIWRVGPELPPPGPERAPPGPAPGRAEVVPSQPGPGLPHWGALDKTPNSMKRKQITTPGSYSAKRLRTQGNGSVRKTKRCLTDLMNASKDAEEAELSIKRLKLDPCIEECEPKLLPAGIKRHGDCLDDSPTKNYHTDASNDWCYIPKAGTSFMTPTKNYESKNCKLLSPKGLKLLSPNTSDNKAPDQVTPQKVRIISFTTPTKNLPNYVLDGEAPHLRLMSPVKKKDATTDWLTLMVRERKGKFPDVSEKLQLTAPLSPKENIPARRNSVTEKTPKSSKKNRTLFKYFTVAVKEK, from the exons ATGAATGACATTCAGTGCTTAATCGATCGTCAACTTGGAATTT ATTGTCGGTTGAATTATGATAACATCTTAAAGCGGCTAATAGTGGACAGTGAGGAATCCTACTACGGGCTGCAGAATGCTAACATTCCGGCTAGTTTTGACCAGGACCCTCCGATATTTGCTTGTCGATTCTCAGAAGCTCCCGGTTATGAACACATACTCGCCCTCGCTAATGAGGACGGACGAGTGGCTATTCAG GATACATCCACGGTAACGTCTGCTAGCACGTTGGAAGGGTTTCAGTGTCACAATAATGCCGTATTTGACCTGGCTTGGATGCCCAAGCATATGAATTTTGTAACTGTATCAG GTGACCACACAGCTTGTCTGTGGGATGTAGCAGAAGGAATTCCTAAAAGGGTCCTTGTGTTCTCCAACCACACTAGATCTGTCAAGACTGCGGTGTTCCGGCCCACAGAGCCCTCAGTGTTTGCCACAGGAGCAAGGGATGGACACATTCTAGTCTGGGATATAAGAGCGAATAACCAACCCTCTGTTGTACTGAAACCTGATAACTGCCTCATGAATTGCCATTCTAGTTTCAACCCTAAGACTCCAGGCTCACATAGTAAGCGACCCCGCATTGATAATCACCGAGCCATCAGCATCACTGGGCTTGTGTTTCAAGATGACATGACTCTTATTTCTTGTGGGGAATGTGATGGCAACATCAAAGTGTGGGATCTTCGTAAAAACTACAACATTTACAAGAGGGAGCCTCTGCCGAAACACTCTATACCCTACTGTGGCAGTTCTACCAAAAATGGATACACTAACTTGATCATAGATGATGCTAGAATGAGGTTGTATGCTAGTTGTATGGATAATGTTATTTACTGTTTCAACATATCCACATACAACGCCATGCCAGAGCAGAGGTACATAGGCCATGAAAACAGCACATTCTACATCAAGACATGCCTCAGTCCCGACAGCATGTACCTGGTGAGCGGCAGCAGCGACAAGAACGCGTACATCTGGAACGTGAAGTACTCGCAGCCGGTGGTGAAGCTGGCGGGGCACTGGGCCGAGGTGACCTGCGCGGCCTGGTGTCCGCGCGGCGACACCAAGCTCGTCACCTGCAGCGACGACGCGAGGCACAAGATCTGGCGCGTGGGGCCCGAGCTGCCCCCGCCGGGCCCCGAGCGGGCCCCGCCCGGGCCCGCGCCCGGCCGCGCGGAGGTCGTGCCTAGCCAGCCCGGGCCCGGCCTGCCGCACTGGGGCGCGCTCGACAAGACTCCCAACTCCATGAAGAGGAAACAGATAACCACGCCAGGTTCCTACAGTGCTAAACGGTTACGCACTCAAGGCAACGGTTCTGTTAGAAAAACGAAACGATGTCTCACCGATTTGATGAATGCTTCGAAGGACGCCGAAGAAGCTGAATTGTCAATAAAAAGACTGAAATTAGATCCCTGCATCGAAGAATGTGAACCAAAGCTATTGCCGGCTGGAATTAAGCGGCACGGAGACTGTCTCGATGACAGTCCGACAAAAAATTACCATACGGACGCTTCAAATGATTGGTGCTACATACCAAAAGCAGGTACATCTTTCATGACACCCACCAAGAACTATGaaagtaaaaactgtaaattacTTTCACCTAAGGGATTGAAATTGCTATCTCCAAATACTTCAGACAACAAAGCCCCTGACCAAGTGACTCCGCAGAAAGTTAGAATCATATCATTCACCACACCCACTAAGAACCTTCCCAACTACGTACTGGACGGAGAAGCGCCTCACCTCAGACTCATGTCACCCGTCAAGAAAAAAGACGCCACGACAGACTGGCTCACTCTCATGGTTCGCGAGAGGAAGGGTAAATTTCCAGATGTTTCTGAAAAGTTACAACTGACAGCACCTCTCAGCCCTAAAGAGAATATACCGGCACGTAGAAATTCTGTCACGGAGAAAACGCCTAAATCTAGTAAGaaaaatagaacattatttaaatattttacagtcgCTGTCAAAGAGAAATGA
- the LOC113497113 gene encoding micronuclear linker histone polyprotein-like, whose translation MECKPYVENGRGRVEPAVRAGWARGQHELGAGGGRPLLQLDVAAAVRGAAAGLAVRGAMVPAHQNHDADRAAPTDAPFMNNMDEISYWIYSKRAPCLMTYDNVKKQNEQAQCSKPKPKSVPSVAEVPSPKKKKKRKLSLLEDESDSVVEQQNVYFDTSQKQKPPVLSSCKSETLGSDIDFNIKNTSVQGKQKRSRLQKNNRTTLHKKNKVVTSTPKVSNLRRSLRQAQQSLNNNSQLNNSFEILNNGVSNGNHKQSTNNQKTPEKLKKTPELLAGGDQRVETKKKTSIQLNKSKNDALNGQFEDLSDVSGFTANYIRSTKLQSTKTPRKLRCKNNRNLVKESQQTSQKEDTMVMCVNKAVNTGMSKVALNCSTESENVISLVTKGADKSTKVNKSTSLLKFIDPKNSKGKETEAPNDSKVEGSRTRAKTNLNVSFQSQSSTSRYPKRYRNNTTQETIEETTEHTNQTDKKRKISKNSSDFNSSDRKENPEATTISRTRSGRNIGLTLRQPENSVLVLSNSTEQVSSMVSMNVASPVTDKRERVKKKKRITRRNKKPIETVTRLQRDSLRDKSGFAACFSDSDDSEPLRQRKFFCA comes from the coding sequence ATGGAATGTAAGCCCTACGTGGAAAATGGACGGGGACGGGTCGAGCCGGCAGTACGGGCAGGCTGGGCGCGCGGGCAGCACGAGCTCGGAGCGGGCGGCGGCCGGCCGCTCCTGCAACTGGACGTCGCCGCTGCAGTGCGCGGCGCGGCTGCTGGTCTCGCAGTGCGCGGCGCTATGGTGCCAGCTCACCAGAACCACGACGCCGATCGTGCTGCACCAACTGACGCTCCCTTTATGAACAACATGGATGAAATATCATATTGGATTTACTCTAAGCGGGCGCCTTGCCTGATGACCTATGACAATGTTAAAAAACAGAATGAACAAGCTCAATGTTCTAAGCCTAAACCTAAAAGTGTTCCAAGTGTTGCTGAGGTGCCTTCacctaaaaagaaaaagaagagaaaGTTGTCTCTGCTTGAAGATGAGTCTGACTCTGTAGTAGAACAACAGAATGTCTACTTTGACACTTCGCAGAAGCAGAAACCGCCTGTACTGAGTAGTTGTAAATCAGAAACACTGGGTTCAGACATAgactttaacattaaaaacacatcAGTGCAAGGAAAACAGAAGCGATCAAGgctacaaaaaaacaatagaacaacattgcataaaaaaaacaaagtggtTACATCAACACCCAAGGTGTCTAACTTGAGGAGGAGCTTAAGGCAAGCTCAGCAGAGCCTGAACAACAATAGCCAACTCAATAattcttttgaaatattaaacaatgGTGTTTCAAATGGAAACCATAAACAAAGCACTAACAATCAAAAAACaccagaaaaactaaaaaagactCCGGAGTTACTCGCAGGCGGGGACCAAAGAGttgaaactaagaaaaaaacatccatacagTTGAATAAATCAAAGAATGATGCTTTGAATGGACAGTTTGAAGATCTCAGTGATGTGTCTGGTTTTACAGCAAACTACATAAGGTCCACCAAACTGCAATCAACTAAAACTCCTCGAAAGTTGagatgtaaaaataatagaaatttaGTAAAGGAGTCACAGCAAACTTCACAGAAAGAGGACACTATGGTAATGTGTGTAAACAAGGCTGTCAACACAGGGATGTCAAAGGTAGCTTTGAACTGCAGTACAGAGTCAGAAAATGTGATCAGTCTAGTCACAAAAGGTGCTGATAAATCTACTAAAGTGAATAAAAGTACATCCTTGCTGAAGTTCATAGATCCCAAGAATAGCAAGGGGAAGGAAACTGAAGCTCCCAATGATAGTAAAGTAGAAGGCAGCAGAACAAGAGCTAAGACCAACCTTAATGTTTCATTCCAATCTCAAAGCAGCACATCACGGTACCCCAAGCGATATCGAAATAATACTACACAAGAGACCATAGAAGAAACCACAGAACACACCAATCAAACTGATAAGAAAAGGAAGATCAGCAAAAATTCTAGTGACTTCAACAGCTCTGATAGGAAAGAGAATCCCGAGGCCACCACTATATCCAGAACAAGAAGTGGCAGGAACATAGGATTAACACTGCGCCAACCAGAGAACTCAGTTCTAGTTCTCAGCAATTCTACTGAGCAGGTCAGTTCAATGGTCAGCATGAACGTGGCCAGCCCCGTCACAGACAAGCGAGAGAGGGTGAAGAAAAAGAAACGGATTACAAGACGCAACAAGAAACCAATAGAGACAGTAACAAGATTACAAAGAGACTCTCTACGAGACAAGAGTGGATTTGCTGCTTGTTTCTCTGACAGTGATGATAGTGAACCACTGAGGCAAAGGAAATTCTTCTGTGCCTAA